The proteins below come from a single Tachypleus tridentatus isolate NWPU-2018 chromosome 13, ASM421037v1, whole genome shotgun sequence genomic window:
- the LOC143240463 gene encoding uncharacterized protein LOC143240463, translating to MLENKLNKNFLRESEISHPLAFIEGTHNGLHDIRIERKEQTHPVKREDVYITAGSTHFKVLLPLKSGVNSFILHYGKQEISFNIKYLPSSNKRFVRLVYIKCKDDDGQFQAPSEENNSVSSACSRISLGAQLLQTFTAEKMKEQGFLAKTFHLEEDENNKPICHVFTSSLTMLEAQHLKGEALWNHFAKELMNSPLRDDNCKLLAFLSFTRYQNSNGIIPGNHSEVLDLVKGHVALGASGLALLGTGCLHTWAQNLQELKWRFCDNRKINKKELMDDSGLRGTHWACYSTGLGATLHELGHTFDLGHSSCGIMGRGFDDIYKFFTVQDKCCQPNVGEMKKLSKTNFTEVDNQVPSIKNLCWETVVPPDGNTVAGFHGASKSDYRDLVSSSSGSTICQWSREIFWSRSCAVLLNFHKWFNFFNPKDPVLLPNISSNKATSTHGIRLVEFRDKDSNYLHHWEFFRGDGLRELPLQLSDMSRWLPENTSVLKIIIVDSCGNVLKKDVSLHNLDM from the exons ATGTtggaaaataagttaaataaaaattttttaagAGAGTCTGAAATCTCTCACCCATTAGCATTTATAGAAGGTACTCATAATGGTTTACATGATATTAGAATTGAAAGAAAAGAGCAAACACATCCTGTCAAAAGAGAAGATGTGTATATAACAGCTGGGTCaacacattttaaagttttacttcCTCTTAAATCTGgggttaacagttttattttgcattatgGCAAGCAGGAAATTtcctttaacataaaatatttgccATCTTCTAATAAAAGATTTGTAAGACtggtttatataaaatgtaaagatgATGATGGTCAGTTTCAAGCTCCTTCAGAAGAAAACAACTCTGTTTCAAGTGCTTGTTCAAGGATATCTTTGGGAGCTCAGCTTTTGCAGACATTCACAGCAGAGAAAATGAAAGAACAGGGTTTTTTAGCAAAAACATTCCACCTGGAGGAAGATGAGAACAACAAGCCAATTTGTCATGTGTTCACATCGTCTTTAACAATGTTAGAAGCTCAACACTTGAAAGGGGAAGCTTTGTGGAACCATTTTGCCAAAGAGTTGATGAATAGCCCATTAAGAGATGACAATTGCAAGTTATTGGCATTCTTATCATTCACAAGATATCAGAACTCAAATGGTATTATTCCTGGCAACCACTCAGAAGTGCTTGACCTTGTCAAAGGTCATGTTGCACTTGGTGCGAGTGGCTTAGCTCTACTTGGGACAGGATGTCTTCACACTTGGGCTCAGAATCTGCAGGAACTGAAATGGCGTTTTTGCGATAATCGAAAAATCAATAAGAAGGAACTTATGGATGACAGTGGCTTGAg AGGAACTCATTGGGCTTGCTATTCTACTGGTCTTGGAGCAACTCTACATGAACTAGGTCATACATTTGACTTGGGTCATTCCTCGTGCGGTATCATGGGAAGAGGGTTTGATGACATTTACAAATTTTTTACTGTTCAAGATAAATGTTGTCAACCAAATGTAGGAGAAATGAAG AAATTAAGCAAGACCAATTTTACTGAAGTCGATAACCAAGTACCATCAATAAAGAACTTGTGTTGGGAAACAGTTGTACCACCTGATGGAAACACAGTAGCTGGCTTTCATGGAGCTTCTAAAAGTGATTACAGAGATTTAG tGTCCTCATCTTCCGGCTCAACTATTTGTCAGTGGAGTCGAGAGATTTTCTGGTCAAGATCATGTGCTGTTCTGTTGAATTTTCATaa ATGGTTTAACTTCTTCAATCCTAAAGACCCAGTGTTACTGCCAAATATTAGCAG caACAAAGCTACATCTACTCATGGAATCCGACTGGTTGAATTTCGGGATAAAGATAGTAATTATCTTCACCACTGGGAGTTTTTTCGAGGTGATGGACTTCGAGAGCTTCCTTTACAGTTGTCAGACATGTCTAGATGGCTTCCAGAAAACACTTCTGTATTAAAGATTATTATAGTAGATTCTTGTGGAAATGTCTTGAAGAAAGATGTTTCTTTACATAACTTAGATATGTAA